In one window of Desulforhabdus amnigena DNA:
- the queA gene encoding tRNA preQ1(34) S-adenosylmethionine ribosyltransferase-isomerase QueA translates to MGGNGGIAYHLRDYSYNLPEELIAQVPSSTREASRLLVLDRSRDVVEHRCFNEVSRYLRPGDLLVVNDTRVVPARLHGNKETGGRVELLVLDPYKSPERGEAEGYRCLVKAAKRTKPGSVIELEGGERAKVLTPLNEGKAMVRFLSSEPLLTLLDRIGEVPLPPYIRRDDGIAPVNDSASYQTVYASSPGAVAAPTAGLHFSDAMLQELKEGGIEQARVTLHVGYGTFAPIRVEDIRDHEMHSEYVEVSPKASERIGKARKEGRRVVAVGTTVVRTLEWVALKCGALRPYSGLCNHYIYPGYRFQMVDAMITNFHLPQSTLLLLVSAFAGRERILKAYGEAIDNRYRFFSYGDAMLIL, encoded by the coding sequence ATGGGGGGTAATGGCGGCATCGCCTATCATCTTCGGGACTATTCCTACAATCTGCCCGAAGAATTGATCGCCCAAGTTCCGTCAAGCACCCGCGAAGCTTCACGCCTTCTGGTCCTGGACCGTTCCAGGGACGTGGTGGAACACCGCTGTTTCAACGAAGTCTCCCGCTATTTGCGGCCGGGCGACCTGCTTGTCGTCAACGACACCCGTGTCGTTCCGGCAAGGCTTCATGGAAACAAGGAAACAGGGGGAAGAGTCGAATTGCTGGTGCTTGATCCCTATAAGTCTCCCGAGCGGGGAGAGGCGGAAGGCTACAGATGTCTTGTCAAGGCGGCCAAGCGAACCAAACCGGGTAGCGTCATCGAGCTGGAGGGTGGAGAGCGGGCAAAAGTTCTTACGCCGTTGAATGAGGGCAAGGCGATGGTGCGCTTTCTCAGTTCCGAACCTCTTCTGACTCTTTTGGACCGCATCGGTGAGGTGCCCCTTCCACCCTACATCCGTCGTGATGATGGTATAGCTCCCGTGAATGATTCAGCCTCTTATCAGACGGTTTATGCCAGCAGTCCGGGAGCCGTGGCGGCCCCGACGGCCGGCCTTCATTTCAGCGATGCCATGCTGCAGGAACTGAAGGAAGGCGGAATCGAACAGGCCAGAGTGACGCTCCATGTGGGCTATGGAACTTTTGCTCCCATCCGCGTGGAGGATATCCGGGATCATGAGATGCATTCTGAATACGTGGAAGTGAGCCCCAAGGCGTCGGAACGCATCGGCAAGGCCAGAAAGGAAGGGCGTCGGGTTGTGGCTGTTGGAACCACCGTGGTGCGCACTCTGGAATGGGTTGCCTTGAAATGCGGCGCCCTGCGCCCCTATTCCGGGCTCTGCAACCACTATATCTATCCGGGATACCGGTTTCAAATGGTCGATGCCATGATCACCAACTTCCACCTGCCACAGTCGACCCTTCTGCTCCTGGTTTCGGCTTTCGCCGGTCGGGAAAGGATTTTGAAGGCTTATGGCGAAGCCATCGACAACCGGTATCGTTTTTTCAGCTATGGTGATGCCATGCTGATTCTTTGA
- a CDS encoding 4Fe-4S binding protein, with amino-acid sequence MKILTAPRMERCIGCHSCSLACARLVHKNLSWDTAGIRISSSGGLSTGFEARTCLACLPAPCAAACPTGAYSQRKGGGVIVKKSLCIRCGECARACPVDAVFLDFTGEPFVCIHCGRCVPFCPHDCLELMDVGAGGTEYNDAQEGAS; translated from the coding sequence ATGAAAATACTCACGGCACCAAGAATGGAGCGGTGTATCGGTTGTCATTCGTGCTCCCTGGCTTGTGCCCGCCTCGTGCACAAGAACCTCTCATGGGATACGGCAGGAATCCGGATATCGTCATCCGGGGGCCTCTCCACGGGATTTGAAGCCAGAACCTGTCTTGCCTGCCTGCCTGCTCCATGTGCGGCGGCTTGCCCCACCGGTGCCTATTCACAGCGGAAAGGAGGAGGAGTAATCGTGAAAAAGAGCCTCTGCATCCGGTGCGGAGAGTGTGCCCGGGCCTGCCCGGTAGATGCTGTTTTTCTCGATTTTACGGGAGAGCCGTTCGTGTGTATTCACTGCGGGCGTTGTGTCCCATTCTGCCCGCATGACTGTCTCGAACTGATGGACGTGGGAGCTGGAGGAACGGAATACAACGACGCTCAGGAGGGTGCATCATGA
- a CDS encoding ATP-dependent 6-phosphofructokinase translates to MQEGKLDLTISRLGECRIPSPMPGTHFVDDEDHVLYDNNLRKIQEYLKASKTPPFFEKAGPRAKIYFDPAKLKCGIVTCGGLCPGLNDVIRAIVMSLFHHYGVQNIFGFPYGYEGLSCRHKHVPVELTLNSVARIHEQGGTILGSSRGPQDVSEMVDTLERMKIGILFTIGGDGTLRGGQAIAEEAGKRGLKIAVIGVPKTIDNDISYVQRSFGFETAVTEAGAAIVSAHTEAKGARNGIGLVKLMGRESGFIAAFAALAYNDVNYCLIPELPFTLKGFLEALEKRLDEKGHAVIVVGEGAGQDLMQKTQQLDASGNIRFGDIGSFLRDQINAHFKGLGKEINLKYIDPSYIIRSVPANAHDSAFCLLLGQNAVHAGMAGRTNMVVGDWGGAFTHVPIPMAVSKRKKIDPDGRLWNIVLASTGQPARM, encoded by the coding sequence ATGCAGGAAGGTAAGTTGGATCTTACTATATCCCGATTGGGCGAGTGTCGAATCCCGTCCCCCATGCCCGGTACGCATTTCGTCGACGACGAAGACCATGTGCTCTATGACAACAACCTGCGGAAAATCCAAGAGTATTTGAAGGCAAGCAAGACGCCGCCGTTCTTTGAAAAGGCCGGTCCCAGAGCCAAGATCTATTTCGATCCCGCCAAACTGAAATGTGGGATCGTGACGTGCGGCGGCCTCTGCCCTGGTTTGAATGATGTTATTCGGGCGATCGTGATGAGCCTTTTCCACCATTACGGAGTGCAGAACATATTTGGCTTCCCTTACGGATATGAGGGGCTCAGTTGTCGGCACAAGCACGTGCCCGTGGAGCTGACTCTAAATTCGGTGGCAAGGATCCATGAGCAGGGAGGAACGATCCTGGGTTCTTCCCGCGGACCTCAAGATGTCTCCGAAATGGTGGATACGCTGGAACGGATGAAGATAGGGATCCTCTTTACCATAGGAGGGGACGGCACCTTGCGGGGAGGACAGGCGATCGCGGAGGAAGCCGGGAAGCGCGGGCTGAAGATCGCCGTGATCGGAGTCCCCAAGACCATCGACAACGACATATCCTATGTGCAGAGGTCCTTCGGTTTTGAAACGGCTGTTACGGAGGCCGGAGCCGCAATAGTTTCAGCCCATACAGAGGCAAAAGGAGCGAGGAACGGTATTGGTCTGGTAAAGCTGATGGGACGCGAATCGGGCTTTATTGCAGCATTCGCTGCCCTAGCTTACAATGATGTGAACTACTGCTTGATTCCGGAGCTTCCATTTACGCTGAAGGGCTTTCTTGAGGCCCTTGAAAAGCGGTTGGACGAAAAAGGGCATGCCGTCATCGTGGTGGGAGAAGGGGCGGGCCAGGATCTCATGCAAAAGACGCAACAGCTGGACGCTTCAGGAAATATCCGCTTTGGAGATATCGGGAGCTTCCTGCGCGATCAGATCAATGCCCACTTCAAAGGACTCGGAAAAGAGATCAACCTCAAATACATCGATCCCAGTTACATCATACGGAGCGTGCCGGCCAATGCTCACGACTCGGCGTTCTGCCTGCTTCTCGGTCAAAACGCAGTGCATGCGGGCATGGCCGGGCGGACCAACATGGTGGTAGGCGACTGGGGTGGCGCATTCACCCATGTCCCCATCCCTATGGCTGTCTCCAAGCGAAAGAAGATCGATCCGGATGGAAGGTTGTGGAACATCGTCCTGGCGTCAACAGGCCAGCCGGCAAGGATGTGA
- a CDS encoding CooT family nickel-binding protein — translation MCEANAYLLKGDQQELIMESVDILRPEEGKVYIQDIFGGQRWVEGRIKEMNLVQHRILLTQD, via the coding sequence ATGTGTGAAGCCAATGCATATCTGCTCAAGGGTGATCAGCAAGAACTCATCATGGAAAGTGTCGATATCCTCAGGCCGGAAGAGGGAAAGGTCTACATTCAGGATATTTTCGGTGGACAGCGATGGGTTGAAGGCAGAATAAAAGAAATGAATCTTGTCCAGCATCGAATTTTGCTGACTCAGGACTGA
- a CDS encoding crotonase/enoyl-CoA hydratase family protein codes for MAYQEILFERKGSIAVLTLNRPDIRNALTDEGIIGEIEDACQVVQRDFSFSVLVLTGAGPAFSAGGNIKDMERKGGMFSGNPSEIRENYRRGIQRIPLALHRLDVPTIAAVNGPAIGAGCDLSCMCDIRIASDKARFGETFASLGLIPGDGGAFFLPRIVGFSKACELAFTCRIIDAHEALRIGLVTEVTPHEKLLERCMEIASEIARQPSATLRMTKRLFHFAQGKTLEETLELSASFQALCHHTPEHRTALEAFISRQNQNRRKE; via the coding sequence ATGGCGTATCAAGAAATTCTTTTCGAACGGAAAGGATCTATTGCAGTTCTCACATTGAACCGGCCTGACATTCGAAATGCACTGACAGACGAGGGAATCATAGGAGAAATCGAGGATGCCTGCCAGGTTGTTCAGCGTGACTTTAGCTTCTCCGTCCTTGTTCTTACCGGCGCAGGGCCCGCCTTTTCCGCCGGCGGCAACATCAAGGATATGGAAAGGAAGGGAGGAATGTTTTCAGGAAATCCGTCGGAAATACGGGAAAACTATCGCAGGGGAATCCAGAGAATTCCCTTGGCGCTTCACCGTCTGGATGTCCCGACGATTGCCGCCGTGAACGGACCGGCCATAGGCGCCGGTTGCGATCTTTCCTGCATGTGCGACATACGCATTGCAAGCGATAAGGCTCGTTTCGGAGAAACCTTCGCTTCACTGGGTTTGATCCCTGGAGACGGGGGAGCTTTTTTCCTGCCTCGAATCGTCGGTTTTTCAAAGGCCTGCGAGCTTGCTTTCACCTGCCGCATTATCGATGCCCATGAGGCCCTGCGCATCGGGCTTGTGACCGAAGTGACCCCGCACGAAAAACTCCTGGAACGCTGCATGGAAATTGCCTCGGAAATTGCCAGGCAACCCTCCGCCACTTTGCGCATGACCAAGCGGCTTTTCCATTTCGCACAGGGCAAAACCCTGGAGGAAACTCTTGAACTGTCCGCTTCATTTCAAGCCCTCTGCCATCATACTCCCGAACATCGGACGGCGCTGGAAGCTTTCATTTCCAGACAGAATCAAAATCGCAGAAAGGAGTAG
- a CDS encoding glycogen debranching protein, which yields MGPLRATDEWQRVEGAPWPLGASWVELEKAYNFALYSRNATSVTLLLYTERDPVCPVHHRVLDPILNKTGLIWHCRIPEEELRGATLYAYRIDGPYDPSNGHRFDARKVLLDPFAISVYFPPQYSRSSASRPGSTDGMAPLGRLSRDPMSFDWSGHCRPRHTHDLIVYELHVKGFTARPNSGVSPEKRGTFAGLMEKIPYLQELGITVVELLPVHQFDPQEGNYWGYMTLNFFSPHHDYASGDPYREFCTMVKAFHTAGIEVWLDVVYNHTSEAGDGGPTYSYRGIDNKSYYFTRQDTGEYINDTGCGNTLNCAHPIVRALVLSSLQHWAGKMHVDGFRFDLASIFARALDGSMNTLDPPLIGEIGLLGYLRDVRLVAEAWDIGSYLLGRSFPGLTWRQWNGKFRDDIRAFVKGDAGMIGALMQRLYGSDDLFPDGPVEVYRPYQSVNFITAHDGFCLYDLVAYNQKHNEANGHNNTDGTDDNLSWNCGWEGDSGASREVMALRKQQIKNFFCLLMLANGTPMFCAGDEFMNTQQGNNNPYNQDNEITWLDWDLLEHNRDMFRFFRCMIAFRKAHPSIGRGRYWREDVQWYGTTGRVDFSSDSRSLAYFLRGERLENSDLYVMINAHWEDLVFTIREGRADQWRRVVDTSLSSPDDIAETGKGHPLSSLRHLVKARSIVVLERLNSVRSRRRAAHPQTKGPDVRRHV from the coding sequence ATGGGACCTTTGCGCGCAACGGATGAATGGCAACGAGTCGAGGGGGCTCCATGGCCGCTTGGGGCGAGCTGGGTGGAATTGGAGAAGGCGTATAATTTTGCCCTGTACTCGCGCAACGCCACGAGTGTCACTTTGCTGCTCTACACCGAGCGGGATCCCGTCTGCCCGGTCCACCACCGTGTTCTTGATCCCATCCTCAACAAGACCGGCCTGATATGGCATTGCCGAATACCAGAGGAAGAGCTTCGCGGCGCCACTCTCTATGCGTACCGGATCGACGGGCCTTACGACCCGTCCAACGGCCACCGTTTCGATGCTCGGAAGGTGCTCCTCGATCCCTTCGCGATTTCCGTCTATTTCCCGCCGCAATACAGCCGATCCTCAGCTTCAAGGCCGGGTTCCACCGATGGGATGGCGCCTCTCGGAAGGCTTTCCAGGGATCCAATGTCCTTCGACTGGAGCGGGCACTGCCGTCCTCGCCATACCCACGATCTCATCGTTTATGAGCTCCACGTGAAAGGGTTCACCGCAAGGCCCAACTCGGGTGTGAGCCCGGAAAAACGAGGGACCTTTGCCGGGCTGATGGAGAAGATCCCTTATCTCCAGGAGCTCGGAATTACCGTGGTGGAGCTCCTTCCCGTCCACCAGTTCGATCCACAGGAGGGCAATTACTGGGGTTACATGACGCTCAATTTTTTTTCACCCCACCATGACTACGCCTCGGGCGACCCGTACCGGGAATTCTGCACCATGGTGAAGGCTTTTCACACTGCTGGAATCGAGGTGTGGCTTGACGTGGTCTACAACCACACCAGCGAGGCCGGCGATGGTGGTCCGACCTACAGCTATCGCGGTATCGACAATAAAAGCTACTACTTTACCAGGCAGGATACCGGCGAGTATATCAACGACACCGGCTGTGGCAACACACTGAACTGCGCGCATCCCATCGTTCGGGCGCTTGTCCTGTCCAGTCTGCAACACTGGGCGGGGAAGATGCACGTGGACGGGTTCCGCTTCGATCTGGCCTCGATATTTGCGCGCGCACTCGATGGCTCCATGAACACCCTGGATCCGCCGCTGATCGGTGAAATCGGTCTGCTCGGGTATTTGCGTGACGTCAGGCTCGTCGCCGAGGCATGGGATATCGGCAGTTACCTGCTCGGTCGAAGCTTCCCCGGTCTCACGTGGCGGCAGTGGAACGGGAAATTCCGTGACGATATCCGCGCCTTTGTGAAGGGGGACGCGGGCATGATCGGGGCTCTGATGCAACGCCTGTACGGCAGTGACGACCTTTTTCCGGACGGTCCCGTGGAGGTTTACCGCCCCTACCAGAGCGTGAATTTCATTACCGCCCACGACGGTTTTTGCCTCTACGACCTGGTGGCGTACAACCAAAAGCATAACGAAGCCAACGGCCACAACAACACGGATGGAACAGACGACAACCTGAGCTGGAACTGCGGCTGGGAAGGCGATTCGGGGGCTTCCCGGGAAGTTATGGCATTGCGGAAGCAACAGATCAAAAACTTCTTTTGCCTGCTCATGCTCGCCAACGGCACACCCATGTTCTGCGCCGGTGATGAATTCATGAACACTCAGCAAGGGAATAACAACCCTTACAACCAGGACAACGAAATCACCTGGCTGGATTGGGATCTCCTCGAGCACAACCGGGATATGTTCCGCTTTTTCAGATGTATGATCGCATTCCGAAAGGCCCACCCGTCTATCGGGCGCGGTCGCTACTGGCGTGAAGATGTCCAGTGGTATGGAACAACCGGGAGAGTGGACTTTTCCTCCGACTCACGGTCTCTCGCCTACTTCCTGCGTGGGGAGAGGCTCGAAAACAGCGACCTTTATGTGATGATCAACGCCCATTGGGAGGACCTGGTTTTCACCATACGGGAAGGCCGGGCGGACCAGTGGCGCCGCGTTGTGGATACCAGCCTTTCAAGTCCCGATGACATTGCTGAGACAGGAAAGGGACATCCTCTCTCCAGTCTCCGGCATTTGGTGAAAGCCCGGTCGATCGTGGTGCTGGAGCGGTTAAATTCAGTCCGTTCGCGACGGCGAGCGGCGCATCCCCAAACAAAAGGACCAGATGTAAGGAGGCATGTATGA
- the tgt gene encoding tRNA guanosine(34) transglycosylase Tgt, translated as MQTVDFEVIAHDPSSGARRGRFVTSHSTVETPVFMPVGTQATVKSLSPDELKDLGARIILGNTYHLYLRPGSERVSRLGGLHSFMGWDGSILTDSGGFQVFSLARINKIEEDGVVFQSHIDGSRHMIRPETSMEIQMHLGSDIAMCFDECTTYPVAYEYARESMERTVRWARRCKDAHTREDQALFGIVQGSVFMDLREACLEKLVEIGFDGYALGSLSVGESKEQMLEVLETMAPRLPASHPRYLMGVGTPEDLVEGVRLGVDMFDCVMPTRNARNGMLFTSWGSIQIKNSGYAEDRNPIEPGCTCYTCRHFSRAYLRHLFMARELLAYRLNTIHNLHYYLNLMAGMRKAIEQGRFEEWRKEFYAVRSGDY; from the coding sequence ATGCAAACAGTGGACTTTGAAGTCATTGCTCATGACCCTTCTTCCGGAGCACGGCGCGGAAGGTTTGTCACAAGCCACAGTACGGTGGAGACGCCTGTCTTCATGCCCGTGGGAACCCAGGCAACAGTGAAAAGCCTTTCTCCCGATGAACTGAAAGATCTCGGCGCCCGCATCATTCTCGGGAATACCTATCATCTCTATTTGAGGCCTGGATCGGAGCGGGTGAGCCGCCTGGGCGGTCTTCACTCCTTCATGGGCTGGGACGGTTCCATTTTGACGGACAGCGGCGGATTTCAGGTTTTCAGCCTGGCCAGGATCAACAAGATCGAAGAAGATGGGGTTGTGTTTCAGTCGCATATCGATGGTTCCCGCCACATGATCCGGCCCGAGACCTCCATGGAGATCCAGATGCATCTCGGTTCCGACATCGCCATGTGCTTCGATGAGTGTACCACTTATCCGGTGGCCTACGAATATGCCCGGGAATCCATGGAGCGGACGGTCCGATGGGCCCGGCGCTGCAAGGATGCACACACCCGTGAGGATCAGGCTCTCTTTGGCATCGTTCAAGGAAGTGTTTTCATGGATCTACGGGAAGCCTGCCTGGAAAAACTCGTGGAAATCGGTTTTGACGGATATGCTCTGGGGAGCCTCTCCGTCGGGGAAAGCAAGGAACAGATGCTCGAAGTTCTGGAAACCATGGCTCCACGACTCCCCGCATCCCACCCCCGCTACCTCATGGGCGTAGGAACTCCTGAAGATCTCGTGGAAGGGGTACGACTGGGGGTGGACATGTTTGACTGTGTCATGCCCACCCGCAACGCACGGAACGGAATGCTCTTCACCTCATGGGGCAGCATTCAGATCAAGAACAGCGGCTATGCCGAAGACCGGAATCCCATAGAACCCGGATGCACTTGTTACACCTGTCGGCACTTCTCGCGAGCCTATCTGCGCCATCTTTTCATGGCTCGGGAGCTTCTGGCCTATCGCCTCAATACCATTCACAATCTTCACTATTATCTGAATCTTATGGCCGGTATGCGAAAAGCCATCGAACAAGGCCGTTTTGAAGAATGGCGAAAGGAATTTTACGCAGTAAGAAGTGGAGACTACTAG
- a CDS encoding glycogen/starch/alpha-glucan phosphorylase, giving the protein MVKRFEARQSAADVCVGGRSDMSLEGLRRTFREHVFYTQGRFPMGASRNDLYMALAYTVRDQLLHRWIRTVEQLGREDIKIVSYLSAEFLLGPHLENNLINLGLYEDVRRTAEEEGLDIQVLFDQEEEPGLGNGGLGRLAACYLDSLATLEIPAMGYGIRYEFGIFDQEIRDGWQVEHTDQWLRLGNPWEIARPEITYHVNFGGRTEPYEDEQGRYRVRWIPYRTVKGVAYDTPILGYRVNTCNLLRLWKAEAVESFEFEAFNVGDYYGAVDQKIYSENITKVLYPNDEPIQGKQLRLEQQYFFVSCSLQDMVRIYKLLGGDLSRFSSHFAIQLNDTHPAIGVAELMRLLVDENGMDWEPAWEVTCNTFGYTNHTLLPEALEKWPVDLFAGLFPRHMEIIYEINRRFLDEVRNRFPGDEDRVARMSLIDESGERYVRMAHLACVGSHAVNGVAELHTRLLKEEVLRDFYEMMPEKFNNKTNGVTPRRFVVLSNPGLSRLITGKIGETWVSRPEELRRLEKFVDDPAFREEWRRVKLENKKNLARLIRERTGIEVDPSSMFDIQVKRLHEYKRQHLNVLHIIALYNRIKQDPAYDVCPRTFIFGGKAAPGYFMAKRIIKLINSVADVVNHDSDVNGRLKVVFFPDFNVKNAKFIYPAADLSEQISTAGKEASGTGNMKFSMNGALTIGTLDGANVEIREEVGAENFFLFGLTAEDVTSLQKNGYQPMEYYRSNPELQAVIERISSGYFSNGDQELFSPLVDSLLFHDTFMLLADFGAYMDAQRQVEEAYRDQERWTRMSILNVARMGKFSSDRAIREYCKDIWKVEPVPVTLE; this is encoded by the coding sequence ATGGTCAAGAGATTCGAAGCCAGGCAATCAGCAGCGGATGTTTGTGTCGGTGGTCGTTCAGACATGAGTCTTGAAGGCTTGAGGCGCACTTTTCGCGAACACGTCTTTTACACCCAGGGCCGCTTTCCAATGGGTGCCAGCAGGAACGATCTCTATATGGCTCTTGCCTACACGGTCAGGGATCAGCTTCTGCATCGCTGGATCAGGACCGTTGAGCAACTGGGGAGGGAGGACATCAAGATCGTCAGTTATCTCTCGGCTGAATTCCTTCTGGGTCCCCACTTGGAAAACAATCTGATCAACCTCGGCCTTTACGAGGATGTTCGAAGGACTGCTGAGGAAGAGGGGCTTGATATTCAGGTCCTATTCGACCAGGAGGAGGAGCCCGGGCTTGGCAATGGGGGGCTGGGCAGGCTGGCGGCGTGCTATCTCGATTCCCTTGCAACACTCGAGATCCCTGCCATGGGATATGGCATCCGCTACGAGTTCGGTATTTTCGACCAGGAAATCCGGGACGGCTGGCAGGTGGAGCACACGGACCAGTGGCTCCGACTGGGCAACCCCTGGGAGATCGCTCGACCGGAGATCACCTATCACGTGAATTTTGGGGGGCGCACCGAGCCCTATGAAGACGAGCAGGGCCGCTACCGGGTTCGATGGATTCCCTACAGGACCGTGAAGGGGGTCGCATACGACACTCCCATCCTGGGATACCGTGTGAATACCTGCAACCTGTTAAGGCTCTGGAAAGCCGAGGCGGTTGAATCCTTTGAGTTCGAGGCCTTCAATGTGGGGGACTACTATGGGGCCGTGGATCAGAAGATTTATTCGGAAAACATCACCAAGGTGCTCTACCCCAATGACGAACCCATCCAGGGCAAACAGTTGCGGCTTGAACAACAGTATTTTTTCGTTTCCTGTTCCCTCCAGGACATGGTGCGGATTTACAAACTGCTCGGAGGTGACCTGAGCCGGTTTTCCAGTCACTTCGCCATCCAGCTCAACGATACCCATCCCGCCATAGGCGTTGCCGAACTGATGCGTCTTCTCGTGGACGAAAACGGTATGGACTGGGAACCGGCATGGGAGGTCACGTGCAATACGTTCGGCTATACCAATCATACCCTTCTTCCGGAAGCCCTCGAAAAGTGGCCGGTTGACCTGTTCGCCGGACTTTTCCCCAGGCACATGGAAATCATTTACGAGATCAACCGGCGTTTCCTCGATGAGGTCAGGAATCGGTTCCCCGGGGACGAAGATCGGGTGGCCAGGATGTCCCTCATCGACGAGAGCGGTGAACGCTACGTGCGCATGGCGCATCTGGCCTGCGTCGGCAGCCATGCCGTCAACGGGGTGGCGGAGCTCCATACCCGCTTGCTCAAAGAAGAGGTTCTGCGCGATTTCTACGAGATGATGCCTGAAAAGTTCAACAACAAGACCAATGGGGTCACACCGCGCCGCTTTGTGGTTTTGAGCAATCCTGGACTCAGCCGGCTCATTACCGGAAAAATCGGTGAGACCTGGGTCAGCAGGCCGGAGGAGCTCAGGCGACTCGAGAAGTTTGTCGACGATCCCGCTTTTCGCGAGGAGTGGCGCCGGGTGAAGCTCGAGAATAAGAAAAATCTCGCCCGGCTGATCCGCGAACGCACCGGGATCGAAGTGGATCCTTCTTCGATGTTTGACATCCAGGTGAAACGTCTCCACGAGTACAAACGTCAGCATCTGAACGTTCTCCACATCATAGCCTTGTACAACCGGATCAAACAGGATCCCGCATATGATGTATGTCCCAGGACTTTCATCTTCGGGGGGAAAGCCGCTCCCGGGTATTTCATGGCCAAGCGGATCATCAAACTGATCAATTCCGTGGCCGATGTGGTCAACCATGATTCCGATGTGAACGGGCGGCTCAAGGTCGTCTTCTTTCCCGACTTCAATGTCAAGAACGCAAAATTCATCTATCCAGCCGCGGACTTGTCTGAACAGATTTCCACCGCCGGGAAAGAGGCCTCTGGAACGGGAAACATGAAGTTTTCCATGAATGGGGCTCTGACCATCGGAACCCTGGATGGGGCCAACGTCGAAATCAGGGAGGAAGTGGGTGCCGAGAACTTCTTCCTGTTCGGACTGACGGCTGAGGATGTGACCTCGCTTCAGAAGAACGGATACCAGCCCATGGAGTATTACCGGAGCAACCCGGAGCTCCAGGCGGTCATCGAACGCATCAGTTCGGGCTATTTTTCCAACGGCGACCAGGAACTGTTCAGCCCCCTGGTCGATTCGCTCCTTTTCCACGATACGTTCATGTTGTTGGCCGATTTCGGAGCCTATATGGATGCCCAAAGGCAGGTCGAAGAAGCCTATCGCGACCAAGAACGCTGGACCCGCATGTCCATCCTTAACGTTGCTCGCATGGGCAAGTTTTCCTCCGACCGGGCAATCCGTGAATATTGCAAGGACATCTGGAAGGTCGAACCCGTTCCTGTAACTTTGGAGTAA
- the fbaA gene encoding class II fructose-bisphosphate aldolase, with amino-acid sequence MPIADYETYCKMLDRARENHFAYPAINVSSLTTANAVLKGLAESRSDGIVQVSTGGAAFASGSSVKDMVLGAISIAEHVHRVADRYDIYVALHTDHCQAQLLDSFLIPLVEETERRRKAGLPNLFNSHMFDGSALPLKENLDIAVPLLDRCHRNDLILEVEAGVVGGEEDGIKAEGAPAEKLYTTPEDMLQVARRLGAVKGSRFLLAATFGNVHGVYKPGHVKLKPSILKDGQDAVEKEYGKDARFYLVFHGGSGSLPEEIHEAIDYGVVKMNIDTDTQYAFTRAIVDHMFKNYDEVLKVDGEVGNKKKYDPRSYLAMAEASMAERVKMAVTALRGVGTTLCAVK; translated from the coding sequence ATGCCAATCGCTGATTATGAAACCTATTGCAAGATGCTCGATAGAGCCAGGGAAAACCACTTTGCCTATCCGGCGATCAACGTCAGCTCCCTCACTACCGCCAATGCCGTTTTAAAAGGACTGGCCGAGAGCCGAAGCGATGGAATCGTTCAGGTTTCGACAGGGGGAGCGGCTTTCGCCTCCGGGTCATCAGTGAAGGACATGGTGCTGGGGGCCATTTCCATAGCGGAGCATGTCCACAGGGTCGCCGACCGCTATGACATATACGTCGCTCTGCACACGGACCATTGCCAGGCCCAGCTGCTGGATAGTTTTCTCATCCCTCTTGTGGAGGAAACGGAGAGACGTCGGAAGGCCGGGCTTCCCAACCTTTTCAACAGTCACATGTTTGACGGAAGCGCTCTGCCCTTGAAGGAAAACCTGGACATTGCCGTTCCGCTTCTCGATCGCTGCCACCGAAACGACTTGATTTTAGAGGTCGAGGCCGGAGTGGTCGGCGGCGAGGAGGATGGAATCAAAGCGGAAGGCGCACCCGCCGAGAAGCTCTACACCACGCCTGAAGACATGCTGCAGGTCGCCCGACGTCTGGGAGCCGTCAAGGGATCACGGTTTCTTCTTGCCGCCACTTTCGGCAATGTTCACGGAGTTTATAAACCCGGACATGTGAAGCTTAAACCGTCTATCCTCAAAGATGGCCAGGATGCCGTTGAAAAAGAATATGGCAAGGATGCGAGGTTCTATCTCGTATTCCATGGCGGTTCCGGTTCGCTTCCGGAAGAGATTCATGAAGCCATCGATTACGGCGTCGTGAAGATGAACATCGACACGGACACCCAGTATGCCTTCACACGGGCCATAGTCGACCACATGTTCAAGAACTACGACGAAGTGCTCAAGGTAGACGGTGAAGTGGGCAACAAGAAGAAATATGATCCCCGGTCTTACCTTGCCATGGCTGAGGCGTCCATGGCCGAGAGGGTCAAAATGGCTGTGACCGCCCTCCGCGGGGTAGGCACCACCCTCTGTGCCGTGAAGTGA